In Streptomyces sp. NBC_00878, a single window of DNA contains:
- a CDS encoding VOC family protein encodes MALVGAGFVVLDCAEPEKLAAFYKEFLGAEETDATANRVEIKGAGGIRMAFRRDVNAIPPSWPRAENSLLAHLDFLVEDLDEAERKVIGLGGRPLESKDPSGPFEERGYADPAGHSFTLRCNRTTAPKQG; translated from the coding sequence ATGGCACTGGTAGGGGCGGGCTTCGTGGTGTTGGACTGTGCCGAGCCCGAGAAGCTCGCCGCGTTCTACAAGGAGTTCCTGGGCGCCGAGGAGACGGACGCGACGGCGAACCGCGTGGAGATCAAGGGCGCCGGCGGTATCCGGATGGCGTTCCGGCGGGATGTGAACGCCATTCCGCCGAGCTGGCCGCGCGCCGAGAACTCCCTGCTGGCCCACCTCGACTTCCTCGTCGAGGACCTGGACGAGGCCGAGCGCAAGGTCATCGGGCTGGGCGGCCGGCCGCTGGAGTCCAAGGACCCGTCCGGCCCGTTCGAGGAGCGGGGGTACGCCGACCCGGCCGGCCACTCCTTCACCCTGCGCTGCAACCGGACCACCGCGCCCAAGCAGGGCTGA
- a CDS encoding 7-epi-alpha-eudesmol synthase — MPQDVRFDLPFTTPVSDHLEYARARHLRWVWDKGLVRSKAGFEEYRSWDLPQAAARTYPHASADDMVVLMNWFSLAFLFDDQFDSSRPDRADRIAEVARELIATPLRPAGTTPRVACPITMAWAEVWAHLSDGMSLTWRTRFAASWGRFLVAHTEEVDLAARGLAGTLDLQEYAEFRRRTVGIHHSIDAGERSRGFEVPAEVQAHPLMERMRDLAADTIGFMNDIHSFEREKRRGDGHNLIAVLHRERGYGWQEAADEAAKMTTDCLAEYLELEAQVPQMCDELGLDDDDRAKVRMGVEAIQHWINGNYEWALTSGRYAADKESPAAKAELAGKGSLDDLLTV, encoded by the coding sequence ATGCCGCAGGACGTCAGGTTCGATCTCCCCTTCACGACCCCCGTCAGCGACCATCTCGAGTACGCCCGTGCCCGCCATCTGCGCTGGGTGTGGGACAAGGGCCTGGTACGCAGCAAAGCCGGTTTCGAAGAGTACCGATCCTGGGATCTGCCTCAGGCGGCAGCCCGAACCTATCCCCACGCTTCGGCGGACGACATGGTCGTCCTGATGAACTGGTTCTCACTGGCCTTCCTTTTCGATGACCAGTTCGACTCAAGTAGGCCGGATCGCGCCGACCGTATAGCGGAGGTCGCGCGGGAGCTCATCGCCACCCCCTTGCGGCCCGCGGGCACCACTCCCCGAGTGGCCTGCCCGATCACCATGGCCTGGGCGGAGGTCTGGGCCCACCTTTCGGATGGCATGTCTCTGACATGGCGTACGCGGTTCGCGGCCTCCTGGGGCCGCTTTCTCGTGGCGCACACCGAGGAGGTCGACCTGGCCGCCCGCGGCCTGGCCGGCACGCTCGACCTTCAGGAGTACGCCGAGTTCCGCCGCCGTACGGTCGGTATCCACCACAGCATCGACGCCGGTGAGCGCAGTCGAGGCTTCGAGGTGCCCGCCGAGGTGCAGGCACATCCGCTGATGGAGAGGATGCGGGACCTGGCCGCCGACACCATAGGTTTCATGAACGACATCCACTCCTTCGAGCGCGAGAAACGCCGAGGGGACGGCCACAACCTGATAGCCGTCCTGCACCGCGAGCGCGGCTACGGCTGGCAGGAGGCCGCCGACGAGGCGGCCAAGATGACCACCGACTGTCTCGCCGAATACCTCGAACTGGAGGCACAGGTCCCGCAGATGTGCGACGAACTCGGCCTGGACGACGACGACCGCGCGAAGGTCCGGATGGGTGTCGAGGCCATCCAGCACTGGATCAACGGCAACTACGAGTGGGCACTGACCTCGGGCCGGTACGCGGCGGACAAGGAAAGCCCCGCCGCCAAGGCCGAGTTGGCGGGCAAGGGCTCCCTGGACGATCTGCTCACCGTCTGA
- a CDS encoding cytochrome P450 → MTEQPLNGPDVPRGCPVAHGGGDGLTRLYGPDAAIDPIGIYARLRKQHGAVAPVLLEGDVPAWLVLGYRENRRVLDNPRQFSRDSRIWRDWMEGRVESTSPLMQMVGWRPDCVSQDGEPHRRLRGAVTDNLQAVSGRGIRRHVTHFANKQIDAFADRGSADLVAEYAEYLPMLVLTRVFGLAESEGRRLAESSAQVIKGGAEALVHNDRIMQILGELAERKRAEPGSDFTTGLLEHQADLDDDEILNHLRLVLITAHTTTSNLLARVLQLVLTDSNRLSGLVSGQLNISAVVEEVMWNTPPLAVLPGRFATSDLELGGHRVQEGDLLVLGLTAGNVDPEIRPDIGISVHGNQSHLAFSGGPHECPGQNIGQAIIETAVEVLLHRLSGLRLAVTADELTSTASTWEARLDGLPVEFSPS, encoded by the coding sequence ATGACCGAACAGCCCTTGAACGGTCCCGACGTCCCGCGCGGCTGCCCGGTCGCGCACGGCGGGGGAGACGGGCTCACCCGCCTCTACGGACCCGACGCGGCGATCGACCCGATCGGTATCTACGCGCGACTGCGCAAGCAGCACGGGGCCGTGGCGCCGGTGCTGCTGGAGGGCGACGTACCGGCGTGGCTGGTCCTCGGCTACCGGGAGAACCGGCGGGTGCTCGACAACCCCCGCCAGTTCAGCCGGGATTCGCGGATCTGGCGGGACTGGATGGAGGGGCGAGTCGAGAGCACCTCACCGCTGATGCAGATGGTGGGCTGGCGCCCCGACTGCGTTTCCCAGGACGGTGAGCCGCACCGCAGACTGCGCGGCGCGGTCACCGACAACCTGCAGGCCGTCTCGGGCCGTGGCATCCGCCGCCATGTCACCCACTTCGCCAACAAGCAGATCGACGCGTTCGCGGACCGGGGCAGCGCCGACCTGGTGGCCGAGTACGCCGAATACCTGCCGATGCTCGTACTGACCAGGGTGTTCGGGCTCGCGGAGAGCGAGGGGCGGCGGCTGGCCGAGTCGTCCGCGCAGGTGATCAAGGGCGGCGCCGAGGCCCTGGTCCACAACGACCGCATCATGCAGATCCTCGGTGAACTCGCCGAGCGCAAGAGGGCGGAGCCCGGGTCCGACTTCACCACCGGCCTGCTGGAGCACCAGGCCGACCTCGACGACGACGAGATCCTCAACCACCTGCGTCTGGTACTGATCACCGCGCACACCACCACCAGCAACCTGCTGGCCCGGGTGCTGCAACTGGTGCTCACCGACAGCAACCGGCTCTCCGGGCTGGTCAGCGGGCAGTTGAACATCTCCGCCGTCGTGGAGGAGGTCATGTGGAACACCCCGCCACTGGCCGTCCTGCCGGGCCGGTTCGCGACCTCCGACCTCGAACTCGGCGGGCACCGCGTCCAGGAGGGCGACCTGCTCGTCCTCGGCCTGACCGCGGGCAACGTCGACCCGGAGATCCGGCCCGACATCGGCATCTCCGTGCACGGCAACCAGTCGCATCTCGCGTTCAGCGGGGGGCCGCACGAGTGCCCCGGGCAGAACATCGGCCAGGCCATCATCGAGACGGCCGTCGAGGTCCTGCTGCACCGGCTGTCGGGGCTGCGGCTCGCGGTGACCGCGGACGAGCTCACGTCCACGGCCTCCACGTGGGAGGCGCGGCTGGACGGGCTGCCGGTCGAGTTCAGCCCCTCGTAG
- a CDS encoding ATP/GTP-binding protein, which yields MDLKGFDHPDRYSADGTLPAGARSVKVMIAGGFGTGKTTMVRAVSDIKPLTTEETLTQASADVDNLIGVADKQQTTVSLDFGKIGINDELVLYLFGTPGQERFWFLWNGLFKGALGAVVLVDTRRLASSFRAIEEMERQNVPFVIALNVFPDSKDHPVEEIRDALDISPHTPVVACDARDRASSRDVLIALIRHLKERSAVALETR from the coding sequence GTGGACTTGAAAGGCTTTGACCATCCCGACCGGTACTCTGCCGACGGCACCCTGCCGGCCGGTGCCCGCTCGGTGAAGGTGATGATCGCCGGCGGGTTCGGCACCGGTAAGACCACCATGGTCCGCGCGGTCAGCGACATCAAGCCGCTCACCACCGAGGAGACGCTGACCCAGGCCAGCGCCGACGTCGACAACCTCATCGGGGTGGCGGACAAGCAGCAGACCACCGTCAGCCTCGACTTCGGCAAGATCGGCATCAACGACGAGCTGGTGCTCTACCTGTTCGGCACACCGGGCCAGGAGCGGTTCTGGTTCCTGTGGAACGGCCTGTTCAAGGGCGCGCTCGGGGCCGTGGTGCTGGTCGACACACGTCGACTGGCCTCAAGCTTCCGGGCCATCGAGGAGATGGAGCGGCAGAACGTCCCGTTCGTGATCGCCCTCAACGTCTTCCCCGACTCCAAGGACCACCCGGTCGAGGAGATCCGCGACGCCCTCGACATCTCCCCGCACACCCCGGTCGTGGCGTGCGACGCGCGCGACCGGGCGTCCAGTCGTGATGTGCTCATCGCGCTGATACGTCACCTGAAAGAACGCTCTGCCGTCGCTCTGGAGACCCGATGA
- a CDS encoding DUF742 domain-containing protein: protein MSAPRRPTDPSGLERYYVLTGGRSGPGGSASSLDVATLITSRAATVPGMQHEHEEILRRCRDPLSVAELGAHLGLPFNILAVLLADLLDAGRVEARHPIPASHAGRGPDLALLEEVLSGLERL from the coding sequence ATGAGTGCTCCCCGCCGACCCACGGACCCGTCCGGTCTCGAGCGCTACTACGTCCTCACGGGCGGTCGCAGCGGACCGGGCGGTTCGGCGTCGAGCCTTGATGTGGCGACCCTCATCACCTCCCGTGCCGCGACCGTCCCCGGTATGCAGCACGAGCACGAGGAGATCCTCCGGCGCTGCCGCGATCCGCTGTCGGTGGCCGAACTCGGCGCCCACCTCGGATTGCCCTTCAACATTCTCGCGGTGCTCTTGGCCGATCTGCTGGACGCAGGACGTGTTGAAGCCCGTCACCCCATCCCGGCGTCGCACGCCGGTCGCGGGCCCGACCTCGCGCTCCTTGAGGAGGTACTCAGTGGACTTGAAAGGCTTTGA
- a CDS encoding roadblock/LC7 domain-containing protein: MTQQGTDVSWALRDLVESIQEIRFALVASSDGKAITSYGADDPDDVDRFAAVVAGLQALAQPVAEQFPKYAGQLRLAMIEVDGGHLFVVRAGVETYLGVLAREGLDQGLLGHQMRDLARRMGELLGTTPRLEEHSG; the protein is encoded by the coding sequence ATGACGCAACAGGGAACCGACGTGAGCTGGGCGCTCCGCGATCTGGTCGAGAGTATCCAGGAGATCCGCTTCGCCCTCGTGGCCTCCAGCGACGGCAAGGCCATCACCTCCTACGGCGCCGACGACCCCGACGACGTGGACCGTTTCGCAGCCGTGGTGGCGGGTCTGCAGGCACTGGCCCAGCCCGTGGCCGAGCAGTTCCCCAAGTACGCCGGGCAACTGCGCCTCGCGATGATCGAGGTCGACGGCGGTCACCTCTTCGTGGTGCGCGCCGGCGTGGAGACGTACCTCGGAGTTCTCGCCAGGGAAGGGCTCGACCAGGGCCTGCTCGGCCACCAGATGAGGGACCTGGCTCGCAGGATGGGTGAGCTCCTCGGCACCACTCCGCGCCTGGAGGAGCACTCTGGATGA
- a CDS encoding ATP-binding protein, whose translation MELATPPPAARAPVAWYSWWLLPLAIGAGTVVATVVGTDQIRIPVIVTGVVATAASAFSARLLIRSQNQLRSSAGEFRNAQAEHSQQWQQHVAGLERKYAAERSTYDAQLAEQAKVFEARIAEQTQAWQTQLDLQLAAVARLAEEQLPEALERLRAGDAIDDVLPAVNQSTEVGADLQAALRKVLRTALIGMEQELDRSTSAEQAVISIGSRIHVLTSKLRGRLHEMQGEHGRLPSVAQGLMELDQQLGPADSLAASIGVLGGSDRPGRQWQEPQRLLSVVRGGIGRIKDFDRVQVQHLPELGVDGGMVDHLTLIFAHLLDNAARYSPPTEPVVVSGKEVPNGVGIEIQDSGKGLNEEKKQEALQSLEGLAPGPGLGGVSEDAHLGLRVVGALARRYGIRVTFADSPWLGTSVVIVVPHKYFSQLPAAVTATAPAAEVAAAAGAGSAPAEETDQAEPEETGDTTPGGLPRRRRRAESERPRAAAREDESAATASHAVPPDESFTGLAAFATAGREPAAGREPAAGQGPAAGVESTEQRTEESD comes from the coding sequence ATGGAACTTGCCACTCCGCCACCGGCGGCGCGGGCACCGGTCGCCTGGTACAGCTGGTGGCTGCTGCCGCTGGCCATAGGCGCTGGAACAGTCGTCGCCACCGTCGTGGGAACCGACCAGATCCGAATACCCGTGATCGTCACCGGAGTCGTCGCGACAGCGGCGAGTGCCTTCTCCGCACGGCTCCTCATCCGCTCCCAGAACCAACTGCGCAGCAGCGCGGGTGAGTTCAGGAACGCGCAGGCCGAGCACTCCCAGCAGTGGCAGCAGCACGTGGCCGGCCTGGAGCGGAAGTACGCCGCCGAGCGCTCGACCTACGACGCGCAGCTCGCCGAGCAGGCCAAGGTCTTCGAGGCGCGGATCGCCGAGCAGACGCAGGCCTGGCAGACCCAGCTGGACCTGCAGCTCGCGGCCGTTGCCCGGCTCGCCGAGGAGCAGCTGCCCGAAGCGCTGGAGCGCCTTCGGGCCGGTGACGCCATCGACGACGTGCTGCCCGCGGTCAACCAGTCCACCGAGGTCGGCGCCGACCTGCAGGCCGCACTGCGCAAGGTGCTCAGGACCGCGCTCATCGGCATGGAGCAGGAGCTCGACCGCTCCACCTCCGCCGAGCAGGCCGTCATCAGCATCGGCAGCCGTATCCACGTGCTGACCAGCAAGCTGCGCGGCCGTCTGCACGAGATGCAGGGCGAGCACGGCAGGCTGCCCTCCGTCGCCCAGGGTCTGATGGAACTGGACCAGCAGCTCGGCCCCGCCGACTCGCTGGCCGCGAGCATCGGCGTACTCGGCGGCTCGGACCGGCCCGGCCGCCAGTGGCAGGAACCGCAGCGGCTGCTCAGCGTGGTGCGCGGCGGCATCGGCCGGATCAAGGACTTCGACCGCGTCCAGGTCCAGCACCTGCCCGAACTCGGCGTCGACGGCGGCATGGTGGACCACCTCACGCTGATCTTCGCCCACCTCCTCGACAACGCGGCGCGCTACTCGCCGCCCACCGAGCCCGTGGTCGTCTCCGGCAAGGAGGTGCCCAACGGCGTCGGCATCGAGATCCAGGACTCCGGCAAGGGCCTGAACGAGGAGAAGAAGCAGGAGGCCCTCCAGTCGCTGGAGGGCTTGGCCCCCGGCCCAGGCCTCGGCGGAGTGTCCGAGGACGCCCACCTCGGTCTGCGCGTGGTGGGAGCCCTGGCCCGCCGGTACGGCATCAGGGTCACCTTCGCGGACTCGCCCTGGCTCGGTACCTCGGTGGTCATCGTCGTACCTCACAAGTACTTCAGCCAGTTGCCGGCCGCCGTCACGGCGACGGCTCCGGCCGCTGAGGTCGCCGCCGCGGCGGGTGCCGGTTCGGCCCCGGCCGAGGAAACGGACCAGGCCGAACCGGAGGAGACCGGGGACACCACTCCCGGCGGGCTGCCCAGGCGCCGCCGACGAGCCGAGTCCGAGAGGCCCAGGGCGGCCGCACGCGAAGACGAGTCCGCCGCCACCGCCTCGCACGCGGTGCCGCCCGACGAGTCCTTCACCGGCCTGGCCGCCTTCGCCACGGCCGGACGTGAGCCGGCCGCCGGGCGCGAGCCGGCCGCCGGACAAGGGCCGGCAGCCGGCGTTGAGTCCACAGAGCAACGCACTGAAGAGAGCGACTAG
- the ccrA gene encoding crotonyl-CoA carboxylase/reductase, which produces MDALAEAVVAGAARTELEHLPPPDRFTAAHLRAEDVDSFTGVADKDVRKSIHIGAVPMPELAPNEVLVAVMASGINYNTVWSAMFEPIPTFAFLKHLGRQDRWAVRHDQPFHVLGSDASGVVVRTGSGVRRWRIGDHVVVSPVYVDEEDPATHADGMLGTGMLAWGFETNYGGLAHYAVARTSQLLPKPAHLSWEEAASNPLCAGTAYRMLVSDRGARMTQGDVVLIWGAAGGLGAYAVQLVRNGGGIAVGVVSSERKAEYARRLGCHHVIDRAEIGLGGSEAPADPAAVGKRLGKLIRAATGEDPHIVFEHVGRATFGVSVFVVRRGGAVVTCGSSTGYRHEFDNRYLWMRLKRVIGSHGSNLHEQAAVGRLLDLGHLVPALTETYPLTDTAEAARLVQNNAHLGKVGVLSLAPTPGRGVTDPERRERITRRV; this is translated from the coding sequence ATGGATGCCCTGGCCGAGGCCGTCGTCGCGGGAGCCGCTCGCACCGAACTTGAGCACCTGCCCCCACCCGACCGCTTCACCGCCGCCCACCTGCGCGCGGAGGACGTGGACAGCTTCACCGGAGTCGCCGACAAGGACGTACGGAAGTCCATCCACATCGGCGCGGTACCGATGCCCGAACTCGCCCCGAACGAGGTGCTGGTGGCCGTCATGGCGAGCGGCATCAACTACAACACCGTCTGGTCGGCGATGTTCGAACCCATCCCGACCTTCGCCTTCCTCAAACACCTCGGCCGGCAGGACCGCTGGGCCGTCCGGCACGACCAGCCCTTCCACGTGCTCGGTTCGGACGCCTCCGGTGTCGTCGTGCGCACCGGTTCGGGGGTGCGCAGATGGCGGATCGGCGACCACGTCGTGGTGAGCCCGGTGTACGTCGACGAGGAGGACCCGGCGACCCACGCCGACGGCATGCTGGGCACGGGCATGCTGGCGTGGGGCTTCGAGACCAACTACGGAGGACTGGCCCACTACGCCGTGGCCCGGACCAGCCAACTCCTGCCCAAGCCCGCCCACTTGAGCTGGGAGGAGGCCGCCTCGAACCCGCTGTGCGCGGGCACGGCGTACCGCATGCTCGTCAGTGACCGGGGTGCCCGGATGACCCAGGGCGACGTGGTGCTGATCTGGGGTGCGGCGGGTGGCCTCGGCGCGTACGCGGTCCAACTCGTCCGCAACGGCGGGGGGATCGCCGTCGGTGTCGTCAGCAGCGAACGGAAGGCGGAGTACGCCCGGCGGCTGGGCTGTCACCACGTCATCGACCGGGCGGAGATCGGCCTCGGCGGCAGCGAGGCGCCCGCCGATCCCGCCGCGGTCGGCAAACGGCTCGGCAAGCTGATCCGGGCCGCGACGGGGGAGGATCCGCACATCGTCTTCGAGCACGTCGGCCGGGCCACCTTCGGCGTCTCGGTCTTCGTCGTCCGCCGTGGCGGAGCGGTGGTGACCTGCGGTTCGAGTACGGGTTACCGGCACGAGTTCGACAACCGGTATCTATGGATGCGGCTCAAGCGCGTCATCGGCAGCCACGGCTCCAACCTGCACGAGCAGGCCGCCGTGGGCCGCCTCCTCGACCTTGGCCATCTCGTCCCCGCGCTCACCGAGACCTACCCCCTCACCGACACGGCCGAGGCGGCCCGACTGGTCCAGAACAACGCCCACCTGGGCAAGGTCGGCGTGCTCTCGCTGGCCCCCACGCCCGGACGCGGCGTCACGGACCCCGAGCGGAGGGAGCGGATCACGCGTCGGGTGTGA
- a CDS encoding alpha/beta hydrolase family protein: protein MTTALLGTGVVLNAPPARAAPAAAVAEGATVVAEKWLDARTVDLTVASPTVGASLPVRVVLPTGYAAQPDRTWPVLYLLQGAHDDYTSWTRETDVVDFLAGQDVLTVMPSSGPTGIPTDWWNYGGAGAPDYETFQVDELMGLLRQKFRAGTNRAVAGVSTGGYGALAFAARHPGTFGAAASYSGILDTTAFGMPTVLNAIVAREQLPPLTLWGSPLLHRDNWNRHNPSAQAAHLKGTKLYVSQGSGLAGGDFDNLEGAVLEGVLWSQAHRFTERLDALDIPAEVHFYSGGAHAWPYWRQEFKASWPTLAAGLGLS from the coding sequence GTGACGACGGCCCTGCTCGGTACGGGAGTCGTGCTCAACGCTCCTCCCGCGAGGGCCGCTCCCGCTGCCGCGGTGGCCGAGGGCGCCACGGTCGTCGCCGAGAAGTGGCTCGACGCCCGAACCGTCGACCTCACGGTCGCCTCCCCGACGGTCGGCGCGTCCCTGCCCGTGCGGGTGGTCCTGCCGACCGGGTACGCCGCGCAACCCGACCGCACCTGGCCCGTGCTCTATCTCCTCCAGGGCGCGCACGACGACTACACGTCCTGGACGCGGGAGACGGACGTCGTCGACTTCCTGGCCGGTCAGGACGTGCTCACCGTGATGCCGTCGTCCGGCCCCACCGGCATCCCCACCGACTGGTGGAACTACGGCGGCGCCGGCGCACCGGACTACGAGACGTTCCAGGTCGACGAGTTGATGGGATTGCTGCGGCAGAAGTTCCGGGCGGGGACGAACCGTGCCGTCGCCGGTGTCTCCACCGGCGGCTACGGAGCCCTGGCCTTCGCCGCACGGCACCCCGGCACCTTCGGCGCGGCAGCCTCGTACAGCGGGATCCTCGACACCACGGCCTTCGGCATGCCGACCGTGCTCAACGCGATCGTCGCCCGGGAACAACTGCCGCCGCTGACCCTCTGGGGCAGCCCGCTGCTCCACCGCGACAACTGGAACCGGCACAACCCGTCCGCGCAGGCCGCCCACCTCAAGGGCACCAAGCTGTACGTGTCCCAGGGCAGCGGCCTGGCAGGCGGCGACTTCGACAACCTCGAAGGCGCGGTGCTCGAAGGCGTGCTCTGGTCCCAGGCGCACCGGTTCACCGAACGGCTGGACGCCCTGGACATCCCGGCCGAGGTGCACTTCTACAGCGGCGGAGCGCACGCGTGGCCGTACTGGCGGCAGGAGTTCAAGGCGTCGTGGCCCACGCTCGCGGCGGGCCTCGGCCTGAGCTGA